One Homo sapiens chromosome 3, GRCh38.p14 Primary Assembly genomic window carries:
- the CRELD1 gene encoding protein disulfide isomerase CRELD1 isoform 3 precursor (isoform 3 precursor is encoded by transcript variant 6), translated as MAPWPPKGLVPAMLWGLSLFLNLPGPIWLQPSPPPQSSPPPQPHPCHTCRGLVDSFNKGLERTIRDNFGGGNTAWEEENLSKYKDSETRLVEVLEGVCSKSDFECHRLLELSEELVESWWFHKQQEAPDLFQWLCSDSLKLCCPAGTFGPSCLPCPGGTERPCGGYGQCEGEGTRGGSGHCDCQAGYGGEACGQCGLGYFEAERNASHLVCSACFGPCARCSGPEESNCLQCKKGWALHHLKCVDIDECGTEGANCGADQFCVNTEGSYECRDCAKACLGCMGAGPGRCKKCSPGYQQVGSKCLDVDECETEVCPGENKQCENTEGGYRCICAEGYKQMEGICVKEQIPDAVLGAFPILTDLTPETTRRWKLGSHPHSTYVKMKMQRDEATFPGLYGKQVAKLGSQSRQSDRGTRLIHSQQASSQR; from the exons ATGGCCCCATGGCCCCCGAAGGGCCTAGTCCCAGCTATGCTCTGGGGCCTCAGCCtcttcctcaacctcccaggacCTATCTGGCTCCAGccctctccacctccccagtcTTCTCCCCCGCCTCAGCCCCATCCGTGTCATACCTGCCGGGGACTGGTTGACAGCTTTAACAAG GGCCTGGAGAGAACCATCCGGGACAACTTTGGAGGTGGAAACACTGCCTGGGAGGAAGAGAATTTGTCCAAATACAAAGACAG TGAGACCCGCCTGGTAGAGGTGCTGGAGGGTGTGTGCAGCAAGTCAGACTTCGAGTGCCACCGCCTGCTGGAGCTGAGTGAGGAGCTGGTGGAGAGCTGGTGGTTTCACAA GCAGCAGGAGGCCCCGGACCTCTTCCAGTGGCTGTGCTCAGATTCCCTGAAGCTCTGCTGCCCCGCAGGCACCTTCGGGCCCTCCTGCCTTC CCTGTCCTGGGGGAACAGAGAGGCCCTGCGGTGGCTACGGGCAGTGTGAAGGAGAAGGGACACGAGGGGGCAGCGGGCACTGTGACTGCCAAGCCGGCTACGGGGGTGAGGCCTGTGGCCAGTGTGGCCTTGGCTACTTTGAGGCAGAACGCAACGCCAGCCATCTGGTATGTTCGG CTTGTTTTGGCCCCTGTGCCCGATGCTCAGGACCTGAGGAATCAAACTGTTTGCAATGCAAGAAGGGCTGGGCCCTGCATCACCTCAAGTGTGTAG ACATTGATGAGTGTGGCACAGAGGGAGCCAACTGTGGAGCTGACCAATTCTGCGTGAACACTGAGGGCTCCTATGAGTGCCGAG aCTGTGCCAAGGCCTGCCTAGGCTGCATGGGGGCAGGGCCAGGTCGCTGTAAGAAGTGTAGCCCTGGCTATCAGCAGGTGGGCTCCAAGTGTCTCG aTGTGGATGAGTGTGAGACAGAGGTGTGTCCGGGAGAGAACAAGCAGTGTGAAAACACCGAGGGCGGTTATCGCTGCATCTGTGCCGAGGGCTACAAGCAGATGGAAGGCATCTGTGTGAAGGAGCAGATCCCAG ATGCTGTTCTAGGTGCATTCCCCATCTTAACTGATTTAACCCCTGAAACAACCCGACGCTGGAAGTTGGGTTCTCATCCCCACTctacatatgtaaaaatgaagATGCAGAGAGATGAAGCTACTTTCCCAGGGCTATATGGCAAGCAAGTCGCAAAGCTGGGATCCCAATCCAGACAGTCTGACCGTGGAACGAGACTCATACAC AGTCAGCAGGCTTCTTCTCAGAGATGA
- the CRELD1 gene encoding protein disulfide isomerase CRELD1 isoform 4 precursor (isoform 4 precursor is encoded by transcript variant 8) translates to MAPWPPKGLVPAMLWGLSLFLNLPGPIWLQPSPPPQSSPPPQPHPCHTCRGLVDSFNKGLERTIRDNFGGGNTAWEEENLSKYKDSETRLVEVLEGVCSKSDFECHRLLELSEELVESWWFHKQQEAPDLFQWLCSDSLKLCCPAGTFGPSCLPCPGGTERPCGGYGQCEGEGTRGGSGHCDCQAGYGGEACGQCGLGYFEAERNASHLVCSACFGPCARCSGPEESNCLQCKKGWALHHLKCVDCAKACLGCMGAGPGRCKKCSPGYQQVGSKCLDVDECETEVCPGENKQCENTEGGYRCICAEGYKQMEGICVKEQIPESAGFFSEMTEDELVVLQQMFFGIIICALATLAAKGDLVFTAIFIGAVAAMTGYWLSERSDRVLEGFIKGR, encoded by the exons ATGGCCCCATGGCCCCCGAAGGGCCTAGTCCCAGCTATGCTCTGGGGCCTCAGCCtcttcctcaacctcccaggacCTATCTGGCTCCAGccctctccacctccccagtcTTCTCCCCCGCCTCAGCCCCATCCGTGTCATACCTGCCGGGGACTGGTTGACAGCTTTAACAAG GGCCTGGAGAGAACCATCCGGGACAACTTTGGAGGTGGAAACACTGCCTGGGAGGAAGAGAATTTGTCCAAATACAAAGACAG TGAGACCCGCCTGGTAGAGGTGCTGGAGGGTGTGTGCAGCAAGTCAGACTTCGAGTGCCACCGCCTGCTGGAGCTGAGTGAGGAGCTGGTGGAGAGCTGGTGGTTTCACAA GCAGCAGGAGGCCCCGGACCTCTTCCAGTGGCTGTGCTCAGATTCCCTGAAGCTCTGCTGCCCCGCAGGCACCTTCGGGCCCTCCTGCCTTC CCTGTCCTGGGGGAACAGAGAGGCCCTGCGGTGGCTACGGGCAGTGTGAAGGAGAAGGGACACGAGGGGGCAGCGGGCACTGTGACTGCCAAGCCGGCTACGGGGGTGAGGCCTGTGGCCAGTGTGGCCTTGGCTACTTTGAGGCAGAACGCAACGCCAGCCATCTGGTATGTTCGG CTTGTTTTGGCCCCTGTGCCCGATGCTCAGGACCTGAGGAATCAAACTGTTTGCAATGCAAGAAGGGCTGGGCCCTGCATCACCTCAAGTGTGTAG aCTGTGCCAAGGCCTGCCTAGGCTGCATGGGGGCAGGGCCAGGTCGCTGTAAGAAGTGTAGCCCTGGCTATCAGCAGGTGGGCTCCAAGTGTCTCG aTGTGGATGAGTGTGAGACAGAGGTGTGTCCGGGAGAGAACAAGCAGTGTGAAAACACCGAGGGCGGTTATCGCTGCATCTGTGCCGAGGGCTACAAGCAGATGGAAGGCATCTGTGTGAAGGAGCAGATCCCAG AGTCAGCAGGCTTCTTCTCAGAGATGACAGAAGACGAGTTGGTGGTGCTGCAGCAGATGTTCTTTGGCATCATCATCTGTGCACTGGCCACGCTGGCTGCTAAGGGCGACTTGGTGTTCACCGCCATCTTCATTGGGGCTGTGGCGGCCATGACTGGCTACTGGTTGTCAGAGCGCAGTGACCGTGTGCTGGAGGGCTTCATCAAGGGCAGATAA
- the CRELD1 gene encoding protein disulfide isomerase CRELD1 isoform 2 precursor (isoform 2 precursor is encoded by transcript variant 4) has protein sequence MAPWPPKGLVPAMLWGLSLFLNLPGPIWLQPSPPPQSSPPPQPHPCHTCRGLVDSFNKGLERTIRDNFGGGNTAWEEENLSKYKDSETRLVEVLEGVCSKSDFECHRLLELSEELVESWWFHKQQEAPDLFQWLCSDSLKLCCPAGTFGPSCLPCPGGTERPCGGYGQCEGEGTRGGSGHCDCQAGYGGEACGQCGLGYFEAERNASHLVCSACFGPCARCSGPEESNCLQCKKGWALHHLKCVDIDECGTEGANCGADQFCVNTEGSYECRDCAKACLGCMGAGPGRCKKCSPGYQQVGSKCLDVDECETEVCPGENKQCENTEGGYRCICAEGYKQMEGICVKEQIPESAGFFSEMTEDELVVLQQMFFGIIICALATLAAKGDLVFTAIFIGAVAAMTGYWLSERSDRVLEGFIKGR, from the exons ATGGCCCCATGGCCCCCGAAGGGCCTAGTCCCAGCTATGCTCTGGGGCCTCAGCCtcttcctcaacctcccaggacCTATCTGGCTCCAGccctctccacctccccagtcTTCTCCCCCGCCTCAGCCCCATCCGTGTCATACCTGCCGGGGACTGGTTGACAGCTTTAACAAG GGCCTGGAGAGAACCATCCGGGACAACTTTGGAGGTGGAAACACTGCCTGGGAGGAAGAGAATTTGTCCAAATACAAAGACAG TGAGACCCGCCTGGTAGAGGTGCTGGAGGGTGTGTGCAGCAAGTCAGACTTCGAGTGCCACCGCCTGCTGGAGCTGAGTGAGGAGCTGGTGGAGAGCTGGTGGTTTCACAA GCAGCAGGAGGCCCCGGACCTCTTCCAGTGGCTGTGCTCAGATTCCCTGAAGCTCTGCTGCCCCGCAGGCACCTTCGGGCCCTCCTGCCTTC CCTGTCCTGGGGGAACAGAGAGGCCCTGCGGTGGCTACGGGCAGTGTGAAGGAGAAGGGACACGAGGGGGCAGCGGGCACTGTGACTGCCAAGCCGGCTACGGGGGTGAGGCCTGTGGCCAGTGTGGCCTTGGCTACTTTGAGGCAGAACGCAACGCCAGCCATCTGGTATGTTCGG CTTGTTTTGGCCCCTGTGCCCGATGCTCAGGACCTGAGGAATCAAACTGTTTGCAATGCAAGAAGGGCTGGGCCCTGCATCACCTCAAGTGTGTAG ACATTGATGAGTGTGGCACAGAGGGAGCCAACTGTGGAGCTGACCAATTCTGCGTGAACACTGAGGGCTCCTATGAGTGCCGAG aCTGTGCCAAGGCCTGCCTAGGCTGCATGGGGGCAGGGCCAGGTCGCTGTAAGAAGTGTAGCCCTGGCTATCAGCAGGTGGGCTCCAAGTGTCTCG aTGTGGATGAGTGTGAGACAGAGGTGTGTCCGGGAGAGAACAAGCAGTGTGAAAACACCGAGGGCGGTTATCGCTGCATCTGTGCCGAGGGCTACAAGCAGATGGAAGGCATCTGTGTGAAGGAGCAGATCCCAG AGTCAGCAGGCTTCTTCTCAGAGATGACAGAAGACGAGTTGGTGGTGCTGCAGCAGATGTTCTTTGGCATCATCATCTGTGCACTGGCCACGCTGGCTGCTAAGGGCGACTTGGTGTTCACCGCCATCTTCATTGGGGCTGTGGCGGCCATGACTGGCTACTGGTTGTCAGAGCGCAGTGACCGTGTGCTGGAGGGCTTCATCAAGGGCAGATAA
- the CRELD1 gene encoding protein disulfide isomerase CRELD1 isoform X1, with product MAPWPPKGLVPAMLWGLSLFLNLPGPIWLQPSPPPQSSPPPQPHPCHTCRGLVDSFNKGLERTIRDNFGGGNTAWEEENLSKYKDSETRLVEVLEGVCSKSDFECHRLLELSEELVESWWFHKQQEAPDLFQWLCSDSLKLCCPAGTFGPSCLPCPGGTERPCGGYGQCEGEGTRGGSGHCDCQAGYGGEACGQCGLGYFEAERNASHLVCSACFGPCARCSGPEESNCLQCKKGWALHHLKCVDIDECGTEGANCGADQFCVNTEGSYECRDCAKACLGCMGAGPGRCKKCSPGYQQVGSKCLDVDECETEVCPGENKQCENTEGGYRCICAEGYKQMEGICVKEQIPGWLSAALYLPGYKGNQTWHQISLPP from the exons ATGGCCCCATGGCCCCCGAAGGGCCTAGTCCCAGCTATGCTCTGGGGCCTCAGCCtcttcctcaacctcccaggacCTATCTGGCTCCAGccctctccacctccccagtcTTCTCCCCCGCCTCAGCCCCATCCGTGTCATACCTGCCGGGGACTGGTTGACAGCTTTAACAAG GGCCTGGAGAGAACCATCCGGGACAACTTTGGAGGTGGAAACACTGCCTGGGAGGAAGAGAATTTGTCCAAATACAAAGACAG TGAGACCCGCCTGGTAGAGGTGCTGGAGGGTGTGTGCAGCAAGTCAGACTTCGAGTGCCACCGCCTGCTGGAGCTGAGTGAGGAGCTGGTGGAGAGCTGGTGGTTTCACAA GCAGCAGGAGGCCCCGGACCTCTTCCAGTGGCTGTGCTCAGATTCCCTGAAGCTCTGCTGCCCCGCAGGCACCTTCGGGCCCTCCTGCCTTC CCTGTCCTGGGGGAACAGAGAGGCCCTGCGGTGGCTACGGGCAGTGTGAAGGAGAAGGGACACGAGGGGGCAGCGGGCACTGTGACTGCCAAGCCGGCTACGGGGGTGAGGCCTGTGGCCAGTGTGGCCTTGGCTACTTTGAGGCAGAACGCAACGCCAGCCATCTGGTATGTTCGG CTTGTTTTGGCCCCTGTGCCCGATGCTCAGGACCTGAGGAATCAAACTGTTTGCAATGCAAGAAGGGCTGGGCCCTGCATCACCTCAAGTGTGTAG ACATTGATGAGTGTGGCACAGAGGGAGCCAACTGTGGAGCTGACCAATTCTGCGTGAACACTGAGGGCTCCTATGAGTGCCGAG aCTGTGCCAAGGCCTGCCTAGGCTGCATGGGGGCAGGGCCAGGTCGCTGTAAGAAGTGTAGCCCTGGCTATCAGCAGGTGGGCTCCAAGTGTCTCG aTGTGGATGAGTGTGAGACAGAGGTGTGTCCGGGAGAGAACAAGCAGTGTGAAAACACCGAGGGCGGTTATCGCTGCATCTGTGCCGAGGGCTACAAGCAGATGGAAGGCATCTGTGTGAAGGAGCAGATCCCAG GTTGGCTCTCAGCAGCCTTATACCTTCCAGGGTACAAAGGGAATCAGACCTGGCATCAAATCAGTCTGCCTCCttaa
- the CRELD1 gene encoding protein disulfide isomerase CRELD1 isoform X4 yields MAPWPPKGLVPAMLWGLSLFLNLPGPIWLQPSPPPQSSPPPQPHPCHTCRGLVDSFNKGLERTIRDNFGGGNTAWEEENLSKYKDSETRLVEVLEGVCSKSDFECHRLLELSEELVESWWFHKQQEAPDLFQWLCSDSLKLCCPAGTFGPSCLPCPGGTERPCGGYGQCEGEGTRGGSGHCDCQAGYGGEACGQCGLGYFEAERNASHLLVLAPVPDAQDLRNQTVCNARRAGPCITSSV; encoded by the exons ATGGCCCCATGGCCCCCGAAGGGCCTAGTCCCAGCTATGCTCTGGGGCCTCAGCCtcttcctcaacctcccaggacCTATCTGGCTCCAGccctctccacctccccagtcTTCTCCCCCGCCTCAGCCCCATCCGTGTCATACCTGCCGGGGACTGGTTGACAGCTTTAACAAG GGCCTGGAGAGAACCATCCGGGACAACTTTGGAGGTGGAAACACTGCCTGGGAGGAAGAGAATTTGTCCAAATACAAAGACAG TGAGACCCGCCTGGTAGAGGTGCTGGAGGGTGTGTGCAGCAAGTCAGACTTCGAGTGCCACCGCCTGCTGGAGCTGAGTGAGGAGCTGGTGGAGAGCTGGTGGTTTCACAA GCAGCAGGAGGCCCCGGACCTCTTCCAGTGGCTGTGCTCAGATTCCCTGAAGCTCTGCTGCCCCGCAGGCACCTTCGGGCCCTCCTGCCTTC CCTGTCCTGGGGGAACAGAGAGGCCCTGCGGTGGCTACGGGCAGTGTGAAGGAGAAGGGACACGAGGGGGCAGCGGGCACTGTGACTGCCAAGCCGGCTACGGGGGTGAGGCCTGTGGCCAGTGTGGCCTTGGCTACTTTGAGGCAGAACGCAACGCCAGCCATCTG CTTGTTTTGGCCCCTGTGCCCGATGCTCAGGACCTGAGGAATCAAACTGTTTGCAATGCAAGAAGGGCTGGGCCCTGCATCACCTCAAGTGTGTAG
- the CRELD1 gene encoding protein disulfide isomerase CRELD1 isoform 1 precursor (isoform 1 precursor is encoded by transcript variant 1) has translation MAPWPPKGLVPAMLWGLSLFLNLPGPIWLQPSPPPQSSPPPQPHPCHTCRGLVDSFNKGLERTIRDNFGGGNTAWEEENLSKYKDSETRLVEVLEGVCSKSDFECHRLLELSEELVESWWFHKQQEAPDLFQWLCSDSLKLCCPAGTFGPSCLPCPGGTERPCGGYGQCEGEGTRGGSGHCDCQAGYGGEACGQCGLGYFEAERNASHLVCSACFGPCARCSGPEESNCLQCKKGWALHHLKCVDIDECGTEGANCGADQFCVNTEGSYECRDCAKACLGCMGAGPGRCKKCSPGYQQVGSKCLDVDECETEVCPGENKQCENTEGGYRCICAEGYKQMEGICVKEQIPGAFPILTDLTPETTRRWKLGSHPHSTYVKMKMQRDEATFPGLYGKQVAKLGSQSRQSDRGTRLIHSQQASSQR, from the exons ATGGCCCCATGGCCCCCGAAGGGCCTAGTCCCAGCTATGCTCTGGGGCCTCAGCCtcttcctcaacctcccaggacCTATCTGGCTCCAGccctctccacctccccagtcTTCTCCCCCGCCTCAGCCCCATCCGTGTCATACCTGCCGGGGACTGGTTGACAGCTTTAACAAG GGCCTGGAGAGAACCATCCGGGACAACTTTGGAGGTGGAAACACTGCCTGGGAGGAAGAGAATTTGTCCAAATACAAAGACAG TGAGACCCGCCTGGTAGAGGTGCTGGAGGGTGTGTGCAGCAAGTCAGACTTCGAGTGCCACCGCCTGCTGGAGCTGAGTGAGGAGCTGGTGGAGAGCTGGTGGTTTCACAA GCAGCAGGAGGCCCCGGACCTCTTCCAGTGGCTGTGCTCAGATTCCCTGAAGCTCTGCTGCCCCGCAGGCACCTTCGGGCCCTCCTGCCTTC CCTGTCCTGGGGGAACAGAGAGGCCCTGCGGTGGCTACGGGCAGTGTGAAGGAGAAGGGACACGAGGGGGCAGCGGGCACTGTGACTGCCAAGCCGGCTACGGGGGTGAGGCCTGTGGCCAGTGTGGCCTTGGCTACTTTGAGGCAGAACGCAACGCCAGCCATCTGGTATGTTCGG CTTGTTTTGGCCCCTGTGCCCGATGCTCAGGACCTGAGGAATCAAACTGTTTGCAATGCAAGAAGGGCTGGGCCCTGCATCACCTCAAGTGTGTAG ACATTGATGAGTGTGGCACAGAGGGAGCCAACTGTGGAGCTGACCAATTCTGCGTGAACACTGAGGGCTCCTATGAGTGCCGAG aCTGTGCCAAGGCCTGCCTAGGCTGCATGGGGGCAGGGCCAGGTCGCTGTAAGAAGTGTAGCCCTGGCTATCAGCAGGTGGGCTCCAAGTGTCTCG aTGTGGATGAGTGTGAGACAGAGGTGTGTCCGGGAGAGAACAAGCAGTGTGAAAACACCGAGGGCGGTTATCGCTGCATCTGTGCCGAGGGCTACAAGCAGATGGAAGGCATCTGTGTGAAGGAGCAGATCCCAG GTGCATTCCCCATCTTAACTGATTTAACCCCTGAAACAACCCGACGCTGGAAGTTGGGTTCTCATCCCCACTctacatatgtaaaaatgaagATGCAGAGAGATGAAGCTACTTTCCCAGGGCTATATGGCAAGCAAGTCGCAAAGCTGGGATCCCAATCCAGACAGTCTGACCGTGGAACGAGACTCATACAC AGTCAGCAGGCTTCTTCTCAGAGATGA